A portion of the Candidatus Pristimantibacillus lignocellulolyticus genome contains these proteins:
- a CDS encoding carbohydrate ABC transporter permease has product MAKRKRRKSKKWIVNLILAFICLIWIIPTFGLLVSSFRPAVNILQSGWWEVFPHKDYATQDTITLPKDTDLREPITINGETFSDDQLREGAITKDGNRLIWENRRARTVNVQDKSLKMDTEFTTSNYESVLTGKLYKIQQADGTVKTEKGQGMSKAFMNTLIVSIPATVIPVLIATFASYAFAWLRFPMRKTMFIAVIMLLVVPLQVALIPIMKDYTLLGLNGTYLGIWIVHTGFGLPLTIYFMYSYISQLPKDLFESAFMDGASNFTIFTKLVLPLSIPAIASIGIFQFLWVWNDYLISLIFIGTQADVQVMSMRIADMAGSRGSDWHLLTAAAFISMLMPLTVFFSLQKFFVRGLLGGSVKG; this is encoded by the coding sequence ATGGCAAAGCGTAAACGACGTAAAAGTAAAAAGTGGATAGTGAATCTAATTCTAGCTTTTATTTGTTTGATATGGATTATACCAACTTTTGGACTTTTGGTTTCGTCATTCCGTCCTGCGGTAAATATTTTGCAAAGCGGTTGGTGGGAGGTCTTTCCTCACAAGGATTATGCTACACAAGACACGATTACTTTGCCAAAGGATACAGATCTTCGTGAACCGATTACGATAAATGGTGAAACTTTCAGTGATGATCAGCTTCGCGAAGGCGCTATTACAAAGGATGGTAATCGATTAATTTGGGAAAATAGACGTGCTCGTACTGTCAATGTGCAGGACAAAAGCTTAAAGATGGATACGGAATTTACTACTTCTAACTACGAAAGTGTATTGACAGGTAAATTATATAAAATTCAACAAGCAGATGGAACGGTTAAGACCGAAAAGGGTCAAGGAATGTCCAAAGCATTTATGAATACATTAATTGTATCAATACCTGCTACCGTTATTCCTGTTCTCATTGCAACCTTTGCTTCATATGCATTTGCTTGGCTTCGTTTCCCCATGCGAAAAACGATGTTTATTGCAGTAATTATGTTATTGGTTGTACCGCTACAGGTTGCACTTATTCCCATTATGAAGGATTACACTTTACTTGGCTTAAATGGTACTTACCTCGGTATCTGGATTGTGCATACTGGCTTTGGGTTACCGCTCACAATCTACTTTATGTATTCGTATATTAGTCAGCTACCGAAAGATTTGTTCGAATCAGCCTTTATGGATGGTGCATCTAATTTCACAATATTTACGAAACTAGTATTGCCATTATCAATACCTGCGATTGCTTCAATTGGTATATTTCAATTTCTCTGGGTATGGAATGACTATCTCATATCCTTAATCTTTATTGGAACTCAGGCTGATGTGCAAGTGATGTCTATGAGAATTGCCGATATGGCAGGTTCTCGTGGCTCAGATTGGCATTTACTAACGGCTGCAGCGTTTATTTCCATGCTTATGCCATTGACTGTATTTTTCAGCCTTCAGAAGTTTTTTGTTAGGGGGTTACTAGGAGGGTCAGTTAAGGGGTAA
- a CDS encoding sugar ABC transporter permease, with the protein MRTSVPGVKPLRIILSTLLVIISNAMIHSMFYIVLRDGNLPGVINAVVAILWGIFGVYFIYWSFNLAIEQYPDRWKQKMIPILFVGPAVALLAWLLLVPTIRTLYMSFFDSTTTNFVGFANYVEVFTNRILLGALRNNLLWVVFGATACIVLGLLIAVLADRSSFEKLAKSIIFMPMAISFVAAGVIWKFIYFYKPGTEQIGLLNALLVSLGFEPQAFTSMFQPWNNLFLIVILIWMQTGFAMVLFSAALKGVPEELLEAARVDGAGETRIFFKIIVPFISGTILSVSTTIVVFTLKIFDVVMVMTGGQYDTEVVATQFYRQFFMYRNAGFGSTLAIVLLICVIPVIWINLRQFKKQGGF; encoded by the coding sequence ATGCGTACATCAGTACCAGGAGTTAAACCGTTGCGTATCATATTAAGCACTTTACTGGTGATCATCAGCAATGCAATGATACACTCCATGTTCTATATTGTGTTAAGGGACGGTAATCTTCCTGGTGTGATTAACGCAGTGGTAGCCATACTATGGGGGATTTTCGGAGTATATTTCATATACTGGTCCTTTAACTTGGCGATAGAGCAATATCCAGATCGCTGGAAGCAAAAGATGATACCTATACTTTTCGTAGGACCAGCAGTTGCCTTACTGGCATGGCTACTTCTTGTGCCAACGATCCGTACACTGTATATGAGCTTCTTTGATTCTACGACTACTAATTTTGTAGGTTTTGCAAACTACGTTGAGGTTTTCACCAATCGAATATTATTAGGTGCACTTCGCAACAACTTATTGTGGGTTGTGTTCGGAGCTACTGCTTGTATCGTCCTTGGTTTGTTAATCGCAGTGTTAGCTGATCGTAGTAGCTTTGAGAAGCTTGCCAAAAGTATAATCTTTATGCCGATGGCGATCTCATTTGTTGCTGCGGGTGTAATCTGGAAGTTTATCTATTTCTATAAACCAGGTACAGAACAGATTGGATTGCTAAATGCGTTATTGGTTTCATTAGGTTTTGAACCTCAAGCTTTTACAAGTATGTTCCAGCCGTGGAATAATCTATTTCTCATAGTTATCTTAATATGGATGCAGACAGGATTTGCGATGGTATTGTTCTCAGCAGCACTGAAAGGGGTTCCAGAGGAACTCCTTGAAGCTGCTCGCGTAGATGGTGCTGGGGAAACTCGTATCTTCTTCAAAATTATTGTTCCTTTTATATCAGGAACGATTTTATCTGTATCGACTACCATTGTCGTATTTACTTTGAAAATATTCGATGTTGTTATGGTAATGACAGGTGGTCAATATGATACTGAAGTTGTAGCGACACAGTTCTATCGTCAATTTTTTATGTATCGTAATGCAGGATTTGGCTCGACGTTAGCCATTGTTCTCCTAATCTGCGTTATTCCAGTGATCTGGATTAATTTACGCCAGTTCAAAAAGCAGGGGGGATTCTAA
- a CDS encoding ABC transporter substrate-binding protein — translation MVRYKMMTLLLVLVLVLSACGGNKDENEPKTTNTPTNNVDTNKEEPITEPEEKEGTPLELAYEGAYKGTSVSMFGPFVDEDEVKFLDAIAEFEETTGIDIQYEGSKEFEATIGVRIEGGNAPDISDFPQPGLLSTFVSQGKVIDVSTFLDVEKLKGNYNQSWLDMASMKGPNGDIMAGVWNRSSVKSLVWYPKKQFDEAGYTVPTTWDELLALTEQIAADGDTAWAIGIESGAATGWPATDWIEDIMLRTTSAENYDKWVTGELKFTDPIVKNAFEKMSEIWLNPDYVYGGTKSIVTTSFGDSVLPMFKTPADAWLHRQASFITSFFPEGVTAGEDYDWFYLPPIDPQYGSPVLVAGDIYAMHNDRPEVRAVMEFFTTGESIKKWVQSGGVIAPMNDVSLDWYPSEAERRMGELVQNASTLRFDGSDLMPGAVGAGTFWKGATDYISGTVTLDQALTEISAGYNN, via the coding sequence ATGGTCAGATACAAAATGATGACATTGCTCCTTGTATTGGTGTTAGTACTTTCAGCATGTGGCGGTAACAAGGATGAAAATGAACCCAAAACCACGAATACTCCTACCAACAATGTAGATACAAATAAAGAAGAACCGATAACGGAGCCAGAAGAGAAAGAAGGGACTCCACTTGAGCTAGCTTATGAAGGTGCATATAAAGGTACATCAGTATCTATGTTTGGACCTTTTGTTGATGAGGACGAAGTGAAATTTCTAGATGCAATTGCTGAGTTTGAAGAAACGACAGGCATTGATATTCAATATGAAGGATCAAAAGAGTTTGAAGCAACCATTGGTGTTCGTATTGAAGGTGGAAATGCACCAGATATTTCTGACTTTCCTCAGCCAGGTCTTTTATCAACATTTGTTAGTCAAGGAAAAGTGATCGATGTCTCGACTTTCCTTGATGTAGAAAAATTAAAAGGGAATTACAATCAATCTTGGCTTGATATGGCTTCTATGAAAGGTCCTAATGGCGATATTATGGCAGGAGTATGGAACAGAAGTAGTGTAAAAAGCTTAGTTTGGTATCCGAAAAAGCAATTTGATGAAGCAGGATATACAGTTCCAACAACTTGGGATGAACTGCTTGCACTAACTGAACAAATCGCAGCTGATGGGGATACAGCTTGGGCAATCGGAATTGAAAGTGGGGCAGCAACTGGCTGGCCAGCTACTGATTGGATCGAAGATATTATGCTACGTACAACATCTGCTGAAAACTATGATAAATGGGTTACTGGTGAGCTTAAATTCACTGATCCAATTGTGAAAAATGCATTCGAAAAAATGTCTGAAATTTGGTTGAATCCTGATTACGTATATGGTGGAACAAAATCGATTGTAACAACATCATTCGGTGACTCTGTATTACCAATGTTCAAAACTCCTGCAGATGCTTGGTTACACCGTCAAGCAAGCTTTATTACTAGCTTCTTTCCAGAAGGCGTAACTGCTGGTGAGGACTATGATTGGTTCTACTTGCCACCAATTGATCCACAATACGGTAGCCCTGTTCTTGTAGCAGGAGATATTTATGCAATGCACAATGACCGCCCAGAAGTTCGTGCCGTTATGGAGTTTTTCACAACAGGAGAATCAATCAAAAAATGGGTTCAATCGGGTGGCGTAATTGCTCCAATGAACGATGTAAGTCTTGACTGGTATCCTTCAGAAGCGGAAAGACGTATGGGCGAGCTAGTACAAAATGCTTCTACGCTTCGTTTCGATGGTTCTGATCTTATGCCGGGTGCAGTTGGTGCGGGTACATTTTGGAAAGGTGCGACTGACTATATAAGTGGGACAGTTACATTAGATCAAGCACTAACTGAGATTTCAGCAGGCTACAACAACTAG
- a CDS encoding LacI family transcriptional regulator, with product MRITIKDVAKLANVSISTVSRVMNNPIAVQEDKRLRVQAAIEELNFEPSSFARGLINNRSQTIGVFIPDILNPYYSGVIRGMEDAAKSIDYVLIICNTDRDEQRTLSYLQNFRNKHIDGILYTSDFMRPSYYKEIDQYHMPVVLVSTESKEYPLSSIMIDDEKGAYDAVSYLIGLGHKNIAFLGFTLPDPITGDKRYRGFKQALRAANLYDQCKNYTAFANNWFEEAYLSVAQLMHKHPQITAIFACSDEFAMAAMAYLHDNNLHVPKDISVIGFDNVRMSWMVTPRLTTIAQPMYDIGFKAVLLLHNQLMNEFNSPSQILLPHELVIRDSTRELT from the coding sequence TTGAGAATCACGATCAAAGATGTTGCCAAATTGGCTAATGTATCCATAAGTACTGTATCGAGGGTAATGAATAATCCGATTGCGGTACAAGAAGATAAGCGACTAAGAGTTCAGGCTGCTATTGAGGAGTTGAATTTTGAGCCAAGTTCTTTTGCAAGAGGTTTAATAAACAATCGATCTCAGACCATTGGTGTTTTTATCCCGGACATTCTTAATCCTTACTATAGTGGAGTAATTCGTGGAATGGAGGATGCAGCTAAGAGCATAGATTACGTGCTAATAATTTGTAATACAGATCGAGATGAGCAAAGAACATTGTCTTATTTGCAAAACTTTAGGAATAAGCATATTGATGGCATATTGTACACGAGTGATTTTATGCGACCAAGCTATTACAAGGAAATTGATCAATATCATATGCCAGTAGTTTTAGTATCGACGGAATCTAAGGAGTATCCTCTTTCATCGATCATGATAGACGATGAGAAGGGAGCATACGATGCTGTGTCATACTTAATTGGATTAGGCCATAAAAATATCGCTTTTCTAGGATTCACTTTGCCAGATCCAATTACAGGTGACAAAAGATATCGAGGATTTAAGCAAGCATTGAGAGCTGCTAATTTGTACGATCAGTGCAAAAACTATACTGCATTTGCAAACAATTGGTTTGAAGAAGCATATCTTTCAGTCGCGCAACTCATGCATAAACACCCACAAATAACCGCAATATTTGCCTGCTCAGATGAATTTGCAATGGCAGCGATGGCTTATCTTCACGATAACAACCTACATGTACCAAAAGATATATCAGTGATAGGCTTTGACAATGTAAGGATGTCATGGATGGTCACTCCAAGACTAACGACAATTGCTCAACCAATGTATGATATTGGTTTTAAAGCGGTTTTACTGCTTCACAATCAACTTATGAATGAGTTTAACTCCCCCTCTCAAATATTATTACCGCATGAGCTCGTGATTAGAGATTCTACAAGAGAGTTAACTTGA
- a CDS encoding helix-turn-helix domain-containing protein, whose product MKEIKNRIRQFRKDMGLTMAEFAKEIGVSAGNVGDWESESRTSVPGAQALISIANTYDVSIDWLLLGEISNRENSLDEKSYSEHIKAKYAENPELFAKLMEISFRMNEQDLTDLLKFAEAIQRTEIPLASASES is encoded by the coding sequence ATGAAAGAAATTAAGAATAGAATTAGACAATTCAGAAAAGATATGGGATTAACAATGGCGGAATTCGCTAAAGAAATAGGAGTATCTGCCGGAAATGTTGGTGATTGGGAATCAGAATCTCGCACCTCTGTGCCAGGAGCACAAGCGCTAATCTCTATCGCCAATACATACGATGTTTCTATTGATTGGTTATTACTAGGGGAAATATCGAATAGAGAAAATTCGCTAGATGAAAAGTCATATAGCGAGCATATTAAGGCGAAGTATGCGGAAAATCCAGAGTTATTTGCTAAGTTAATGGAGATTTCGTTTCGTATGAATGAGCAGGACTTGACAGATCTACTTAAGTTTGCTGAAGCCATTCAGCGCACCGAAATTCCACTTGCTAGTGCTAGTGAATCATAA